A region of the Mytilus trossulus isolate FHL-02 chromosome 11, PNRI_Mtr1.1.1.hap1, whole genome shotgun sequence genome:
agaaatatggcTATAATTCAGAACTTTTAATTCCTGAAGAGTAACTGACCAGTACAGTAATTAAATccatataataaattaaaacacaCGACTTCTTTTTTAGATTACTGCGAAAAGGAAATATGTgccttttttaacaatttaaattacaaatatgcatatactgtggattaattTTGCAGGGCTTTAAATAACGTAAACTGTGAATTTATGCTGAGTCATCAAAGGTAGGGCCCAAGATTTTTTCGATCTCCATGAAATGTTCAGAAAACTGTTTGAATTAATTTCACTAAAATCTCTGACATGTCTGAGATAAACAAGATTTCATGAAATTCTACAGGTTCTCTTTTTCATCCCATATAAGTTGCTTTTCTGTAACTATAAACCATGCAATTTTCCATAAGAACTCCCTTTGCGACTAAAACTGATACATTTACTATGAacttttgttgtaaatatatcctaaaatgaaaatttgatatgCACTACTATTTTATTCGAAGGTCAAAACAGAGGGATGTGTGTCACATTTTCAAAAGCCAGTCGGAAGCACTTCgatctaaaaatgtgcgcacggtaaACGTATTAACAACCCTACGAAGTCacaaaagaagcattcaatacttgtaattacattttttttagctaggatcatgaaaacatgatttttatcaagtttttattaaatttacctgtgcacttttttttgggacctcgtgtcatcataaATAATGAATGTTATTGTTTAATGAAGTTGATTAAGGAATAACGCGAGattgcagttagccaatcagaataaggtattataatgaaacatgcaTCTAATGGAATTATTTAAGCGTAAACACGATGTTTATCTTCCTGTtatcaaatgatatgtttttttatgtttcgtTGACCTGAGATTATCTTAAGTTAGGAATTTTGGTTATCAATGCTCTTCgacttcgtacttttttggattggagcgtcacttatgagtcttttgtagacgaacgcgcgtctgacgttatacaaaatttaatcctgatATCTTTACAACCACTGGATCAATATCCCTGCTAGTGGAGTTTCaatttcccgagggtatcaccagctcagtagtcagcacttttgtgctgacataatctatcattgatatggttatatatatatatttactatttgcaaaactttgagtttttgatacaaaggcttttctacctcaggaatagattaccttagctgtattttgcaaaacttttcggaattttggtattcaatgctcgtcaacttcgtactttatttgacttttggtttggagcgtcactgattagtcttttgtagacgaaacgcgcatctgccgttaatacaaaatttaatcctggtatctatgatgagtttataacATGTAGTAGTGTGCTTCTTTTTCAGTTTGCCTATATACGAAGATTGTGTCATTGCATAATGTGTGATATTTTACCAGTTTGACAAGACAGGTAAATTTGTCAAATGTAATAGCGTGGCTTTTCGAGCATTTATCAAGAGATATGCTCGCTCATATTAAGTCATCAGGTGGTCGCCTTTTATCGTGACGTCACTATTGGAAATTCaaagaaaagatgaaaaaaattgacGTCACAAATGAATTCTTACTaatgaagaactgagatcaaacgaaccacaccACACGAAATTATCAAAGGGTATGACAAAAGGATGGtttgcaaatataaaaatgcaatGTAGTTGACtgaatttaaattgatttatttttaattttcatgttCCGGCTGCAAACATTTATCGATGtgcatatttttcaatttataattttttttttttttttttttaaaagttgttttgaCTAATGAAACGTGTTCTTGATATACTGTGTTAATTAAAAACAAGGTAAGTATTTCTGATTCATTATGTAATGAGTGTCATTATCATTAGTGTCCTAGATGTGTGTCTTTGTACGGTAAGGATATAACAAGGTAAAACATGAATTACATTATAAGTTATGACGTCAGTCGATCTTGTAAGGTGTTACATcgttaatttacttttttactcgtttgttaatttcaaattatgatTAATGATTCATTGTCCGAAAAAAGGCAACATGAAGTTCATGgcttttatattttcttaataatcacgccttttttatatatacaattgaattttacatttttatcatgattattttttttatgaaaaatttaaaaacatttataaaccgTTCCctataatttttcataactGCTTAATCTACTATAGTTGAGCGAGGATTAACAAAATACTATTTCCACAACTAGGTTTAATTTACCATGttctacatcagaaaatgcctgtaccaagtcaggaataagacagttgttattcattggTGTGGTTTAGCtttcgattttgccattttgttagggactttccgtttcgaATTTTCATCAGagttagtatttttgtgattttttttttaatgaaacaatgcaacaaaatataaactatCTTTTCAAATGTTGTGCGTTCATTTAGTTATAGTCATCTGAATTCAACTGATCATAACCCAAATAATCAACTATTTAGTACACATGTACTAACCGAAGCGTATTAAcagggataaaatgcagttttggtaACAGCTATTCGAATCTCGTTTATCCATCAAATTTAGTAATATATCAAACAAGTTCAAAACTGAACATGATAAAACCTGATGGAATCGCAAACAATCGAAACGAAATACGGAATGCGTAATGGCGATTACATCAGTAGACAACTTTAGGGTACGATGCGTTTGAgtaaaaaactttggtttcagggAACAACATTCGTGAATTTTGAGACATCGTCACTCCCGTTTAAATGTTGAGCGTGTGGTTGAAAACTATGGTGCTTTATTGCACGAATTATTTGGCAAGTTAAGTTCTTAGTATTGACAATCAACCCCTGCCATCATGAGGGAATTGGGATTTGGTACCTGagaaaaacattatttctagttGATCCTGCACAATCACGATAACTTGATGAACGTTATAATTGTATGAATACAGGCGTTCCCAAGATCTATCTGGTTAATGACGTCACCAAAACGTGCATTATTGACGATTTCTTTCCGATGAAGGACATAACGCAGAAGTGGTCTATTAAGATATGTAAAGGCCTTAATTTAAAAGTATACATTTGCACATTTTACACAATTAGCGTGCATTGTTCGCtggtttcaaattaaaaaaaagaagtattattaataataaattattattattatcattattatttataataaattttaccctttataagtttaatatttacatatagGCCTGCATGCATGCttgcttgtttttttgttgttgtatctataaaaaaataaaacatgcatgtcaaaaggtaaacaaaaatatacatgttgTCAAAATACGACAAATAAACGAGACCTTGTTTAGTAAACATACATCcgaaataatttttattgatgtCAACAAAGATGTTCACAaactattttgaaaagtaaaactATATGATAAGTCGTCGAATATATTTGTTCAAATTTCCAAATATGGAGAAGGATAAGTATTTGCCGTAAGTACTAAAATGTTTGGAAGTAGTAATTTAAACAgtattaacaaatgaaataggtTTATCGTGATTTGCTGCATTGATGACAAAATCGTCAACCTCACCTCATATATAAGTAGGTATGATTGTCACTATCTGGAATGCAAGTCATGTGACAAATCACGTGATAGCTTGATATACTATTATTGCACAGGTGTATATATAAAGCTATGGATTACtattcatttgaattattttattgattcaTTACGAGAGCCTTTACATCAAGTGATAGTATAACAgcatatttttaccttttatcgTCATAAATTGAATAGTCAGATATTAAAGGTAAgttgttttaaatcttttgtCTGAATTCAGAAGTATGCAATAATAcgttaaaaaattatattctaGATTCGATgcaaatttatgttttaatttttctcaattattagtattattattagtattattattattattattattattattattattaataatctTTTGTTTTCGAAAATTTATTAGAAGTAGTTAAATCATTAATCTAGGTGAATTTTGAAGAATAAGACTCTCTATGCCTTATGTCAACTTTGACTTAAAAATTAagtgaaaagaaaaacatgctATTATaagtaaatgataaaaaagaagataaaaaaatcatgcaatgTCGTTAAACATTCGTGTTTCTTTTTTAGAATGTTGACGTCTACTACCACATCGCTATTATCCTTGCCAGAAATGGACACACTTGCTACCGGCCGAAGGGTTGTTATAGACTACATGACAGAAACAGAactaacaaaaacatacaatatgaTTCAAGAAGCTGCAAAAAATGGAGAGGGGTACGGTATTGACGAATTCGATTCAGAAAAAGAGTTTCGAAAAGAAATAAAAGGCAGTCATTCTTTTGCAATAAAATGCCCAGATAGTGGTTCTTTCTTAGCTGGTGTTATCATTGCGGTTAGTAAGTTTTATCGGGGACATGGTGCTATAGCTGATCCGTTCGTGATCGTAGAAAGATCAGAGAGAAAACAGAGATTGGGAGAATTTGCCTTGAGAAAGTCAATAGAATTTGCAAAACGCTTAGGATACAAGGGAATGTATGTCGacacattttcaaataatgttGCAATGATTAAGATAATCGAAAGCATTGGTGGTTTCATACAAGTCGGATGCTTACCAGTTGGCGGGAAACTACAGAATGGACACGTGGTAGGATCTGTGATTTTCTACTGTAACTTTGTTGATGATAACAATAATGTTGTAAACGAAACTTGAGCGGATTTATTGTATGTTTGACGAATACATACCACCTATGGCTCTCCATAAGGCGAAGAGAAAATTCCACATGAACAGCTTCAAGCTGATACGACAAAGAGGAGACAATTCAGTGTGAGGGATAATTGAATCAGTGATATAACGTTATAACATTATAACGATATAACATTACAAAGAGTATTACAAGTATGTAACTTTTTATCGGCCTACACGGGAAAGGTCCGGTTTCATCttgaaaagatacaaaaaacACTTATAAACAATGTAATGATTGATgttaagataaataaatatacaaatatattgatgTATTGTTCTTTTTGCTTGCATTGTGAAATGAAATCAGAATGATatcttcatgtttttttctaataggCACAGGTTAGTGTTAACGTTGCAAAAATTCTTGTACAAACCTTTTTATCTTATGTTGCAATTAAATGGACGTAAAGAAtttgttcataatgaaattttaaaaaataaagaaatctaGAACCTCCGCTCTGAAAGTAAAAACACCATACATATCAAAAAGACCGTGCAATGTCTTCATTCGTTAACGTACAGAAAGATTcgggtttttttattttttgttagttCGGGGTAATAAAAAGCTTGGTGCATGTATAGTGTAGGAAAGCCTGTCTTGTTTTGAggactatatttgtatacattATATCGTTGAGTTGAGAGAACGATGAGAACACAGTAATGTTCgtgtttcaaataaaaacgTCACATAACAATGCATAGGAATTCAATTGAAAAACCATACATACCTAGTAATTTCATGGTTCTaacatacaaatacaaaatgacgAAAGCATGCCTTTTTTTTGTGGTGATTATAACAAgttgtaaaagattttttttgtcatattctAATTATGGTGCCTCAACTATAAAACGCGTTTGCGCTGGGTTAAGTATGTGCTCCAGGAAATACTTTTATAATTCATTCGATTCCCTAAGTTTTGTTTGTCACAATGATTTATACTTACATAGTCAATCTACGATAATCAACTTCTTGAAGCTACTGTAAGAAATTTCAAAGCCAACTACTAGTACATTTAATAAATAGATCATGTTCTCTGCGATTAGAATATGAAATTACTAATTGTAATAATTGAAATGATGTACTGTTccttaaaggcaacagtagtataccgctgttcgaaatttataaatcgatgaaaaaaacaaaaaaatctgggttacaaactaaaactgaggaaaacgcatcaaatataagaggagaacttcaacacaacagaaatacaacattaaaatgtacaGTATTCTAGAAACTATAAAGATTCCATTAACATGTCATAACTATAGCTActgattacaaataaaaatgtccTCAATTTGATATGACTTAACAGTTTACTGTTACCATTAACCTTTACATGtagatttatgtaaattgtattttaatattaagactTAAACCTTCCGTCATATTCAGTTACATATATCTTGCAAGTTTCCGTATTAAATCATTTGAAGGACATATgtgttatgtatatttttgagtTTTAGAATATATGTATCATACATGTAAGGTGACATTCAAATATGCAAACAAGGACACATCTAAATTCATAGTACTTaactttattaaaacaaatccaCTATATGCGCAAAAGTAGAAGACAACAACAGGATTGAAGATTTATTAAGCTTTTATATTGCGTGaagttcatttaattttaaaatttgtaaatcatTACCATTGTACTTAATTTTATTACGATAAATTCCCCACATACAAAGCTCGGTTCTGGATGTAGCTTAGTCAACCTccgttttatttttcataattatataagGAAACGAAAAGGTCAAATCAGTGTTAGACGATAACATCGGTATTATCTATCACTCAAAGgaacaaatcaatcaatcataaattATCTGAACCATTTCGAATGCAACCTTCCATAATAGTCATCAGAATAACATTTTGCTTGCAATGGGCGTATTATATTCTTTCTGAATACTTCAACGCAGTGGCAATGCATATGTTATTATGCaatgatatcaaaataaagatGCTATTATGCAACTCAATTACAAcataatatgattttataaaacgacaaacaaaaaaaggcaatagtagtataccgcttttcaaaaaaatcgattgagagaaaaacaaatcggGTTACAAACGAAAACCTAGGAAACCCCATCAACTaaaattggaaaacaatgaaGAAAACGAACCGATGTTGCACCTTTGTTAGTTCATATAATTCcctacattttgttttattgtttccgtgtttttttaaaaattcatttatgaaaaagaaacatcagtaaactactgttacctttatcgTAAAATACAGTAATGTAAAACGATAAATGAAGTTACATCAAAGATGGTTTGGCATATCTCTCATGAGTCATTTATTTAGTCGGCGGGCTTTAACTGGCCCCTTTAATTTATTGTCAGTATATATGTCATTACCAAAATTATGAGTCCGGAAAATAGAtcagaaaaataatacaagacaaaatatttgatacataattCTAACGTAATAGATAGGTTTGCATTGTATATTTGTACATAGTGTTTGTCAAGCTTTTAGAGAAATAAAGGCCTTGTAGTGGTGTATCCTGAATAATGTCTATCATAGCATCAACATTCATATCGGTTCTGATTTATTGTTCCTTACAACAACGAAAAAAGTTTTGTACAATGTAATACCTTTTTAATGTGAACTGTTCAATTATGCATAGAAAATAGTTCAGTACTATTTTCTCCGTATACCTAATCAATATATTTGAAACGAAAACTAAGGAAACAACTTAATGAGACAGTAAGCTAACATTTATTAGAGCACAAtacataaacttacaaaactaACTAGCATTTCATGGCTAAATTTCGattttcaacaatgaacaagttTCTATTcaatactgaaataaaaaagcatatcgtgtataacatttttgaaaaaaaatcattcaatatttccaaaacaaaatcaaattcaCAAGTTGATACTTCATTAGGATATACATATATCGAACCACATCAAAGTCTTCACTTGCAATCCTTGTACACACATTTTAAACATACTAAGACACTACCAGTACATTCTTGGAATTCTGCATATATTTAAAACACCctttgcctttttcttttttgatttcttttaatgtttCCTTGTTTGTTGAAAACCCATTgcttattattttataatttcatcatTGCGTTTCCTTGGACAGTCTTGCGGTAAAGCATTTAAcgaaatatacaaatttaatgatgataaacatgacaaaaattgtTATGTAACATATCACTGTCATCATTATGTTAAAGTGTGTGAACTCTTTAAGGCGGAGGTGATAAATCAACGCTAATTTTCACTTACATCAAAagaacttttatttcatttttttgcatGTTTGATATACGGAGATATTGTACTTATTAATGGTTAGTGTTGAGAAAACAATGCACGATAAAGCTTCTTCtcctaaaatgaaaaaagcacAGATGCACTAACGCTTATAATTATGTTGATAGTACACATGTAAATGTCGTGTTTATTTGTATAGTCTCATTAAAATCAACtttaatttggatttttttgcaatttattgAGACCGAGGTTAACATGTCAAGTTCGAGTTTTGAATTGTATAGCTAAaacaaagtaaattaaaaagatttgGTTGTGAATATGAAAACatcaatagaaaattaaaatttttagtTGAAATTAAGACATTTTTTGGACTCGAAAAAGGCATTTAATACTATATTATCAAATCATTACATgtgaaaatttatcaaagatCAGTATTAACCAATCACAGACTATACTCAAAGAAAAGAAACCGTACGCAATGTTTACTATATATACtatgttctcttatatttaatatgttcccacagttttagtttgtaacccggatttgttttttctctgtcGATCTATGAACTTTGAACAGTTttatactactgctgcctttataTACTACACTAGCATGGTTCGTGTTATTTTCTCCGGATTAAACGTATGATACTAGAAACACAAGCAATAGAATAAAAAGAAAGGAAAGCAACATTCAAGATCAGCATTGTGTAGGATAAAAGTAATTTAGAGCTAGGAAAAGTATCTCATTAACAAAAATAGCGCATATATATACACTAACTATTATTCTATAAACAACATAGCATTCACATTATTGAGTTTagtcatatttatttatagtggatgggaaaacaagttttacaacttatataaatccctttccactttgagGGTGCCAGTGCTGCCTTGAAGCGGCATTAGTCTACTCTTTTTTTCGACATCTACAatggtgtctttaacgtgcaaaaGTATGGCTCTTTCTTAACACGGTTCAGCTATTTATCGTCCCCTTTAACATTCAAATTATGTCATACGAATGAAAGTAATCACAGAAGTTGTTCAATTATTGTCAAatagtaaaacaacaaaactacCGAACTGtaaggaatattcaaaacggaaaggtctttttatcaacattatgTGAGATTACAAAAACATGatgcatatgatttaaaaacCAGATATGTGACTTATATAGAGagttagcactcataccacatcttctttttcttgtGACTATTGAATTGACAGAAAAAGGATTCATGTCTGTCGCCCTTCACGTAGTATAAGTTGAATATTCTGAACCTTGTTAATGAATtctatatactagtaatatGCATATGCATTTCTTATATATCATACTAGTGATCAgacgacttttttttaaattttattcaaatttttccCTGaagctataaatagaaatagacAACTTATTTCTAAGTATTAGTAATACTTTGGACCCTCCAAGTTTATGTAACAGTTCCGAGAAACAATGACCTGTCTGATTAACAGGTTCAAACAGTTAATAAAACAATGTATCAATCGCGTTCGAATGATGTAAACATGAGCACAAAATAGATATATGAACGTAATTGTCTATGAGAAACTTATCTGGAATGTATTTGGAAAAACCAGTACTGGATTGGAACATCTGATTGATAAAAACTATGTTTTTGGAGTATCACGTGTTTTAACAATGACGCAATATCAAAATAGTGATCAGGCACTCTTTGAACCTTTATTTGTGTACTCACTGTCTCCCCTGAAGCTATAGATAATAAAAGGCAAAGGTTTTCTAAGTATAAGTGATAGTTTGGACACTCCAAGTTTATGTTGCAGTTCCGAGAATCAATGAACTGTCTGATTTATCGGTTCAAACattcaataaaacatgtatCAATCACGGTAGAATGgtgtaaataagaaataaaatagatatcTGAACGAAATTTTCTTTGAGAAACTAATGTGGAATGCCATTGGAAAAACCAGTACTGGTTTGGAACAttgaacattgaaaaaatatatgttttcggAGTAGCAAATGTATCAACAATGACGCAATACTAAACAATTATATGATGAACTCCAAGTAGACGtacattgttataaaaatagtgaaattaaaGTGCAGATTGTACAATGTACAAACTTGTGGTCGTCATATTAGGCAAAACATTACATACTGCCTTACACGACTCTATAGACAAAACGATAGTGCCCCTTTCTGCTCCTGTATTAATCGTTGAAAACATTGTTGAATGCCTTGAGTATATAGTTAATGATTCGGTTTCATATGCTGAGGTTTATATATTACGACGTTTCATCGttctttattatttagtttGATCATGTTTCTATTATACAAATACTGTTTAAATTAGCGTTTATCATGTTCAGATTTAACTTCTGTTTGGAATGTACCCTTTGCTCATCAAATGATCGAGCTAAAACATTCTTGTTGCGATTGTATAAGCACGTTTTAATCTACCAAACGTACTTGTGCTTGTCTCCAGTCGTAAACACTGACAGTGTTATACGTAACTTATTGTCATTCCATAAATGTGtcgttgttttacttttatatctGATGTggttccctcagtttaagtttgtaaactgtttttttttctcaatcgacaaatgaatttcgaacaacggtatactactgttgcctttattgagtCTTTGACGGTTTATGGAATTATAGGTCTTGCATCGTTCTGGGTTATTTATCTATAACCAGTTTTAATATACCCGTTGCGATTAAGACAATGAAATATAgcattatttttactttaaaatattatattgctatacaataaaacataaatattggggaatattgtgctatataaaattctactcggaaCAATATTCCCAAACATTCATGTAATAACCCTATAATATTGCACTAGTAAAAACATTCATGACCtcatcaacaacaaaatctcagtttaaacttattttcactttcaaatattgaattgctatacaataaaagggtaaATGCATTAATATTGTCCCTCTTAGAacatataaaattctactcgggacaatattcccccaatattcatgcaataactcTATACTACAATATTTGGATGCTTCAATGAGACATCAACGACAAAcaacaaatcaccaaaatacaTCTACCACCTGTACCATTTTTTTACTAATGGACTTTGGAACatgttttgaaaacattttagaaataagaataattttaaCTATATAGTTGTTTTctagtataatatatataatgaagtaATCATAAACAACTTCATAACCTGCATTTTTAAACTCCAAAACGAAACCAGTACATACTGGTTTGAGTTAATTATTGTGAAACACATTATATAGTTAATTGAGTTATGATCTAAACTGGGAACTGGCACAGGtggaatgtaaaacaaaatttcaattcaaaactaaatagaaataaatattactgttcaaaagtattattttaaacatatcagGATAAACATGAATATTTGATATCGATAGTTTTCTAGTATGCTGGTTAAGTACGAATTCCCTCAATGCAACTACATATGAAACAcattttgataatgttgatATTGATCTGGATCCAAGTATtctgttttccttttttatcaAAGGCACTGAAATGAGTTGAgaagagaaaaataacggcctttttaatacaatacaattcacaaaaacatatataggACAGATATAAACCCATTCTACCTACTGAATTAGAGGCTACTAACTTTGGACaggaaatacaaaata
Encoded here:
- the LOC134690382 gene encoding uncharacterized protein LOC134690382 codes for the protein MLTSTTTSLLSLPEMDTLATGRRVVIDYMTETELTKTYNMIQEAAKNGEGYGIDEFDSEKEFRKEIKGSHSFAIKCPDSGSFLAGVIIAVSKFYRGHGAIADPFVIVERSERKQRLGEFALRKSIEFAKRLGYKGMYVDTFSNNVAMIKIIESIGGFIQVGCLPVGGKLQNGHVVGSVIFYCNFVDDNNNVVNET